The proteins below are encoded in one region of Casimicrobium huifangae:
- a CDS encoding RBBP9/YdeN family alpha/beta hydrolase: MKSTTLIIPGLYGSGPGHWQSWMESRIEGAHRVQQADWAIASLDAWSARVGAAIDDAVGAVWLVAHSFGCLAAVAALAQRSDPEDRVAGMLLVAPANPERFGPRGLLTSGGSSVTQTTDLKDTITALLPHRRLGVPAVVVASSNDPWMRLTAASVWADRWGAQFECIGRAGHINVESGHGPWPQGLAVLERLRHAHGNEPLGHIEAVDTGYSHAHGQRGERMLARQWFG, from the coding sequence ATGAAGTCGACGACGCTCATCATCCCGGGCCTCTATGGCAGCGGCCCGGGCCACTGGCAAAGCTGGATGGAGTCGCGCATCGAAGGTGCGCACCGCGTGCAGCAGGCGGACTGGGCCATCGCGTCACTCGATGCCTGGTCGGCCCGTGTCGGTGCAGCGATTGACGACGCCGTGGGCGCTGTCTGGCTGGTCGCCCACAGCTTCGGTTGCCTCGCGGCGGTGGCGGCACTTGCTCAGCGAAGCGATCCGGAGGACCGCGTCGCCGGCATGCTGCTGGTGGCACCCGCCAACCCGGAGCGCTTCGGACCACGAGGGCTGCTGACCAGCGGTGGCTCGTCGGTCACCCAAACCACCGACCTGAAAGACACCATCACCGCACTGCTCCCGCACCGACGTCTCGGAGTCCCCGCCGTCGTGGTGGCAAGCAGCAACGATCCCTGGATGCGGCTGACGGCCGCCTCCGTCTGGGCCGACCGCTGGGGTGCGCAGTTCGAATGCATCGGTCGCGCCGGGCATATCAATGTCGAGTCGGGTCACGGCCCCTGGCCGCAAGGCCTTGCGGTACTTGAGCGGTTGCGGCACGCACACGGAAACGAACCACTTGGCCACATCGAGGCGGTTGACACTGGGTATTCGCACGCACATGGCCAGCGTGGCGAGCGGATGTTGGCGCGGCAGTGGTTTGGATGA
- a CDS encoding acyl-CoA thioesterase, which produces MDHSKQIVSVTALRDVVMHEVAMPVRWGDMDAYQHVNNTVYFRYMEQCRLEWFAKLGFETVGVDIVPILVEANCRFIRAVTHPATVRVTIRVTDIGPKIVETTHDIFVGDDLYATGICKLLWMSRSANKGVSLPDAVRTRLLAVKS; this is translated from the coding sequence ATGGATCACTCCAAACAGATCGTCAGCGTCACCGCACTGCGGGATGTGGTCATGCACGAAGTCGCCATGCCGGTGCGCTGGGGCGACATGGATGCCTACCAGCACGTCAATAACACGGTGTACTTCCGCTACATGGAGCAGTGCCGTCTGGAATGGTTTGCCAAGCTTGGCTTCGAGACGGTGGGCGTTGATATCGTGCCGATTCTGGTCGAGGCGAATTGCCGCTTCATACGTGCAGTGACCCATCCGGCGACCGTCCGGGTAACCATCCGGGTGACCGACATTGGCCCGAAGATTGTCGAGACCACGCATGACATTTTTGTCGGTGACGATCTCTACGCCACGGGCATCTGCAAGCTGCTCTGGATGAGCCGCAGCGCGAACAAGGGCGTCTCGCTGCCAGACGCGGTGCGGACGCGCCTGCTGGCTGTGAAGTCGTGA
- a CDS encoding tetratricopeptide repeat protein has protein sequence MKFIRLCLIVIVAAVATPCVAGEADAQLMMALLYWRGRAVVRDDRVAFAWMSKAAQRNNAEALNHLGSMYERGEGVERDAVQALRHFEQAAELGSPSGQFNTGRAYNGAIGTRRDTIRARYWYELADAHEVRGYPALVGPHPTESTDGGKRQLPDQCRPSRPPILAMNRLGLREVSGRLFFAVDGEGKVRGVRNQALSAPELRYESVAWFSESLRSERCQLDVAMRGRAVVVPYRFVVTGW, from the coding sequence ATGAAATTCATCCGCCTGTGCCTCATCGTGATCGTTGCAGCGGTCGCTACGCCCTGCGTGGCGGGCGAAGCTGACGCGCAGTTGATGATGGCCCTGCTGTATTGGCGAGGTCGGGCGGTGGTCCGCGATGATCGCGTTGCGTTCGCGTGGATGAGCAAGGCCGCGCAACGCAACAACGCCGAGGCGCTGAATCACCTGGGCAGCATGTATGAGCGAGGCGAGGGCGTTGAGCGTGACGCGGTTCAGGCGCTGCGCCATTTCGAGCAGGCGGCAGAGCTGGGCAGCCCGAGCGGTCAGTTCAATACCGGTCGCGCGTACAACGGGGCCATCGGTACCCGGCGCGACACCATTCGGGCGCGTTACTGGTATGAGCTGGCGGACGCGCACGAGGTACGTGGTTATCCGGCGTTGGTTGGCCCCCATCCGACAGAATCGACGGATGGCGGTAAGCGTCAGCTGCCGGACCAATGCCGGCCTTCGCGCCCGCCAATTCTGGCGATGAATCGCCTGGGACTCCGCGAGGTGAGCGGGCGCCTCTTTTTTGCCGTGGACGGAGAAGGCAAAGTCCGTGGTGTGCGCAATCAAGCGCTATCGGCGCCCGAGTTGCGCTACGAGTCTGTGGCGTGGTTCAGCGAGTCATTGCGCTCCGAGCGTTGTCAGCTCGATGTCGCGATGCGCGGTCGCGCGGTGGTCGTGCCATACCGTTTTGTCGTGACCGGATGGTGA
- the cysW gene encoding sulfate ABC transporter permease subunit CysW, whose translation MNGLFAAGHRYGRFETRAATRDPAWVKWTLVGLGVSYFALFLLLPLISVFAEALRKGWEVYFAAIVEPDAIASIKLTLLAAAIAVPLNVVFGVAAAWAVAKFDFRGKQILITLIDLPFSVSPVVAGLIYVLVFGLNGWFGGWLREHDIKIIFAVPGIVLATVFVTVPFVARELIPLMQAQGKEEEEAAVVLGASGWRVFWQVTLPNVKWGLLYGVILCNARAMGEFGAVSVVSGHIRGLTNTMPLHIEILYNEYQFAAAFAVASLLALLALVTLILKTFVEWRQAKAIAAAQEDAHS comes from the coding sequence ATGAACGGCCTGTTTGCGGCCGGGCATCGCTATGGCCGCTTCGAGACACGCGCAGCTACCCGTGATCCGGCATGGGTGAAGTGGACGCTAGTCGGGCTCGGCGTCAGTTACTTCGCGCTGTTTCTGCTGCTGCCGCTGATCTCCGTCTTTGCCGAAGCACTGCGCAAGGGATGGGAAGTCTACTTCGCAGCCATCGTCGAACCCGATGCGATTGCTTCGATCAAACTCACTCTGCTGGCAGCTGCCATTGCAGTGCCGCTCAATGTGGTCTTCGGTGTCGCCGCGGCGTGGGCGGTTGCCAAATTTGACTTTCGCGGAAAGCAGATCTTGATCACACTGATTGATCTGCCGTTCTCGGTGTCCCCGGTGGTCGCCGGGCTGATTTACGTGCTGGTCTTCGGCCTGAACGGCTGGTTCGGCGGCTGGCTGCGTGAGCACGACATCAAGATCATTTTCGCCGTGCCGGGCATTGTGCTGGCAACCGTATTCGTTACGGTTCCTTTTGTGGCGCGCGAATTGATCCCGCTGATGCAGGCGCAGGGCAAGGAAGAGGAAGAAGCTGCCGTGGTGCTTGGCGCCTCCGGCTGGCGCGTGTTCTGGCAGGTGACGCTGCCCAACGTGAAGTGGGGACTGCTCTACGGCGTGATCCTGTGCAACGCCCGAGCGATGGGCGAATTTGGCGCCGTGTCGGTGGTGTCCGGGCACATTCGCGGGCTCACCAACACCATGCCGCTGCACATCGAAATTCTCTACAACGAATACCAGTTTGCCGCGGCCTTCGCGGTTGCTTCGCTCCTCGCCCTGCTGGCACTCGTAACCCTCATTCTCAAAACTTTCGTTGAGTGGCGCCAGGCGAAGGCCATCGCTGCCGCACAAGAGGACGCCCATTCATGA
- the cysT gene encoding sulfate ABC transporter permease subunit CysT, whose product MTASTSALRPWTSIRRQSSPKNVALAAIHRIPRRRSAQRVLPGFSLSLGITLTYLSLVVLIPLLTLFLKTAQLSWPQFWEAVAAPRVVATYLLSFGAALAAALLNAAFGLLLAWVLVRYNFPGRKLIDTLVDLPFALPTAVAGIALTALYSKNGWLGSLLEPLGVKVAFTPLGVFVALVFIGLPFVVRTVQPVLEDHDAEFEEAAASLGASRLRTFAQVIFPAVLPALLTGFALAFARAVGEYGSVIFIAGNMPYVSEITPLIIITKLEQYDYRGATAVAVVMLFFSFVLLLAINLLQAWSARRSGRQP is encoded by the coding sequence ATGACCGCCAGCACCTCCGCACTACGTCCTTGGACGTCAATCCGACGACAGTCCTCTCCAAAAAATGTTGCCCTCGCTGCCATACACCGCATACCGCGTCGGCGATCGGCGCAACGCGTGCTTCCGGGCTTCTCACTGTCGCTTGGTATCACGTTGACTTATCTGTCGCTGGTAGTCCTCATTCCGCTGCTGACACTATTTCTGAAGACTGCGCAGTTATCGTGGCCCCAATTCTGGGAAGCAGTTGCTGCGCCACGGGTGGTTGCTACCTACCTGCTGAGCTTTGGTGCAGCACTGGCCGCCGCGTTACTCAATGCAGCATTTGGCTTGCTGCTTGCGTGGGTACTCGTCCGATACAACTTTCCCGGTCGCAAGCTGATTGACACCCTGGTGGATCTTCCTTTCGCGCTGCCCACTGCTGTGGCCGGCATCGCGCTGACAGCTCTCTATTCGAAGAACGGCTGGCTCGGCAGCCTGCTTGAACCGCTTGGGGTCAAAGTGGCGTTCACACCATTGGGTGTGTTTGTGGCGCTCGTTTTTATCGGTCTGCCCTTTGTGGTGCGAACCGTGCAGCCGGTGCTTGAGGACCACGACGCGGAATTTGAGGAAGCCGCTGCAAGTCTCGGTGCGTCTCGTCTGCGCACCTTTGCGCAAGTCATATTTCCGGCGGTGCTTCCCGCGCTACTCACCGGCTTCGCGCTGGCGTTCGCCCGGGCAGTCGGAGAGTATGGGTCGGTGATCTTCATCGCCGGCAATATGCCGTATGTGTCCGAGATCACTCCGCTGATCATCATCACCAAACTTGAACAATATGACTATCGCGGTGCCACTGCGGTGGCAGTGGTGATGCTGTTTTTCTCGTTTGTGCTGTTGCTGGCGATCAATCTGCTGCAGGCGTGGAGCGCGCGCCGCTCCGGGAGACAACCATGA
- a CDS encoding acetoacetate--CoA ligase has translation MTAPLWTPSPERAAATRIAAFTQHLRDKYGQRFPDYWSLWRWSIANKEYFWRELWDFCGIIGEQGARALIDGHLMPGARWFPDAQLNFAENLLKKRGDDDALVFWNEHGARRRLSFDALRLDVARVQQALRDAGVQAGDRVASILPNIPEAAIAMLGTTSLGATWSSSSPDFGVQGVLDRFTQIAPKVLFAVNGYFYNGKAVDTRDKVREIAARLPSVERVVWVEYIDDHPVHGVGAAPPRPRPGSATVDRGGAAPTEETPWHDFLANDATEPSFERFPFDHPLVIVYSSGTTGLPKCMVHGVGGTLLQHVKEHVLHSDVRDGDRVFYFSTTGWVMWNWLISGLATGAACMLYDGSPFANGGRILWDFAEAERFTLFGTSAKYIDAIKKAGVVPRRSHQLPALRAVLSTGSPLLPESFDYVYECVKPDVHLASISGGTDIMACFAAGNPALPVYRGELQCRGLGMATDVFDEDGRALAGEMGELVCTQTFPSMPLYFMNDPDGARYRASYFERFPGLWCHGDWCQITANDGMVIVGRSDATLNPGGVRIGTAEIYRQVETLPEVVESIVIGQQFQGDARVVLFVKLADGLRLDVALIERIKQRIRENTTPRHVPAKVVQVPDIPRTKSNKIVELAVRDVVHGRNVKNVDALANPEALEYFRNRRELAD, from the coding sequence ATGACGGCCCCGTTGTGGACGCCGTCGCCAGAGCGGGCCGCCGCCACGCGTATCGCAGCGTTTACACAGCACCTGCGCGACAAGTACGGTCAGCGCTTCCCCGACTACTGGAGCCTGTGGCGCTGGTCAATCGCCAACAAGGAATACTTCTGGCGCGAGCTGTGGGACTTCTGCGGCATCATCGGTGAGCAGGGCGCGCGGGCGCTGATTGACGGGCACCTCATGCCCGGGGCCAGGTGGTTCCCCGACGCGCAACTCAATTTCGCCGAGAACCTGCTGAAAAAGCGGGGCGATGACGACGCGCTGGTGTTCTGGAACGAGCATGGAGCTCGCCGTCGCCTGAGTTTCGATGCACTGCGGCTGGACGTAGCGCGCGTGCAGCAGGCGCTGCGCGATGCTGGCGTGCAGGCGGGCGACCGTGTGGCGAGCATCCTGCCAAATATTCCGGAAGCGGCGATCGCCATGCTCGGCACGACGAGCCTTGGCGCGACGTGGTCGTCATCGTCGCCGGATTTTGGCGTGCAGGGCGTGCTGGACCGCTTCACGCAAATCGCGCCGAAAGTGCTGTTCGCCGTGAATGGCTACTTCTACAACGGCAAAGCCGTCGATACCCGTGACAAGGTGCGCGAGATTGCCGCCCGCCTGCCGAGTGTCGAACGGGTGGTGTGGGTAGAGTACATCGACGATCATCCAGTGCATGGGGTAGGAGCGGCTCCGCCGCGACCCCGGCCGGGCTCGGCAACGGTTGATCGCGGCGGAGCCGCTCCTACAGAGGAGACTCCTTGGCATGACTTCCTTGCCAACGACGCCACCGAGCCAAGCTTCGAGCGCTTCCCGTTTGACCATCCGCTGGTGATCGTCTATTCGAGCGGCACTACTGGCCTGCCCAAGTGCATGGTGCATGGCGTCGGCGGAACACTGTTGCAGCACGTGAAAGAGCATGTGCTGCATAGCGATGTGCGCGACGGCGACCGCGTGTTTTATTTCTCCACCACTGGCTGGGTGATGTGGAACTGGCTGATCTCAGGGCTGGCGACAGGCGCCGCCTGCATGCTGTACGACGGCTCGCCGTTCGCCAATGGCGGCCGCATCCTGTGGGACTTTGCCGAGGCCGAACGCTTCACGCTGTTCGGCACCAGTGCCAAGTACATTGATGCGATCAAGAAGGCCGGCGTGGTGCCGCGCCGCTCGCACCAGTTGCCCGCCCTGCGTGCAGTGCTGTCGACCGGTTCACCGCTGCTGCCCGAGAGTTTCGACTACGTGTACGAATGCGTGAAGCCGGACGTGCATCTGGCGTCCATCTCCGGTGGCACCGACATCATGGCCTGCTTCGCTGCCGGCAATCCGGCGCTGCCGGTCTATCGCGGTGAACTTCAATGCCGGGGCCTTGGGATGGCGACCGACGTCTTCGACGAGGACGGGCGTGCGCTTGCGGGCGAGATGGGCGAACTGGTCTGCACCCAGACTTTCCCGTCGATGCCGCTCTATTTCATGAACGACCCTGACGGTGCGCGTTACCGGGCTTCGTATTTCGAGCGCTTCCCGGGTCTGTGGTGCCACGGTGACTGGTGCCAGATCACCGCCAACGACGGCATGGTGATCGTCGGTCGCTCGGACGCCACGCTGAACCCTGGCGGTGTACGCATTGGCACCGCCGAGATCTATCGCCAGGTCGAGACCCTGCCCGAAGTCGTCGAATCGATCGTGATCGGGCAACAGTTTCAGGGCGATGCCCGGGTGGTGCTGTTCGTCAAGCTTGCCGACGGGCTCAGGCTCGACGTGGCGCTGATTGAAAGGATCAAGCAGCGCATCCGAGAAAACACTACACCGCGTCATGTGCCGGCGAAGGTGGTGCAGGTGCCCGACATTCCGCGCACCAAGAGCAACAAGATCGTGGAGTTGGCGGTGCGCGACGTCGTGCACGGCAGGAACGTCAAGAATGTCGACGCGCTGGCCAACCCGGAAGCGCTCGAATACTTCCGTAACCGGAGAGAGCTGGCGGACTGA
- a CDS encoding sulfate ABC transporter substrate-binding protein encodes MSRNTAPRFTSIAAAFALAALGAPHAHAQVSLLNVSYDPTRELYSDLNAAFAKQWKAKTNETISIKQSHGGSGKQARAVIDGLEADVVTLALAYDIDALYENGKLLPQDWQKRLPNNASPYTSTIVFLVRKGNPKKIKDWNDLARPGVEVITPNPKTSGGARWNYLAAWAYALRQPGGDEAKARAFTKSIFDNVKVLDSGARGATTTFVERGIGDVLIAWENEAYLAIKELGPDKFELVTPSLSILAEPPVSVVDKVVDKRGTRKQAQAYLEFIYTPEGQQIAAKHYYRPRDAKVAAQFAKQFAPVKLVTIDEVFGGWQKAQKTHFADGGVFDQIAARK; translated from the coding sequence ATGTCACGCAACACCGCCCCCCGTTTCACCAGCATCGCAGCAGCGTTCGCGCTGGCCGCACTTGGCGCCCCCCACGCCCATGCGCAGGTCAGTCTGCTCAATGTCTCTTATGACCCGACCCGCGAGCTTTATTCCGATCTAAATGCTGCCTTCGCCAAACAGTGGAAGGCCAAGACCAACGAGACGATCAGCATCAAGCAATCCCACGGCGGCTCCGGCAAGCAGGCGCGCGCGGTGATTGACGGTCTCGAAGCCGATGTGGTCACCCTGGCGCTCGCCTACGACATTGATGCACTCTACGAAAACGGCAAGCTGCTGCCGCAGGACTGGCAGAAACGACTGCCGAACAATGCGTCACCTTACACCTCGACCATCGTATTTTTGGTGCGCAAGGGCAACCCGAAGAAGATCAAGGACTGGAACGACCTCGCGCGCCCCGGTGTTGAGGTGATCACGCCGAACCCGAAGACATCCGGCGGTGCGCGCTGGAATTACCTGGCAGCATGGGCCTATGCGCTCAGGCAACCGGGCGGTGATGAGGCCAAAGCGCGGGCCTTCACCAAATCGATCTTCGACAACGTGAAAGTGCTCGATTCCGGCGCTCGCGGCGCCACCACCACCTTCGTGGAACGCGGCATTGGTGACGTGCTGATTGCCTGGGAAAACGAGGCCTATCTCGCCATCAAGGAGCTTGGGCCTGACAAATTCGAACTGGTCACACCGTCGCTCTCGATCCTGGCTGAACCGCCGGTGAGTGTGGTCGACAAAGTGGTGGACAAGCGCGGCACCCGCAAACAGGCGCAGGCGTATCTCGAGTTCATCTACACCCCGGAAGGCCAGCAGATTGCCGCCAAACACTACTACCGGCCACGTGACGCCAAGGTGGCCGCGCAATTCGCCAAGCAGTTTGCGCCGGTCAAACTGGTGACCATCGACGAAGTGTTCGGCGGCTGGCAGAAAGCACAAAAGACGCATTTCGCCGACGGCGGCGTGTTTGACCAGATCGCGGCGCGCAAGTAG
- a CDS encoding CoA transferase subunit A: MNKVFPSADAALSDIIKDGQTLGVGGFGLCGIPEALIDALVRTGKTGLTAVSNNAGVDGFGLGKLLATRQIKKMISSYVGENKEFERQYLSGELELEFTPQGTLAEKLRAGGAGIPAFFTKTGVGTIVADGKEIREFDGVKYVMERSIAPDVSLVKAYIADKSGNLVFRKTARNFNPNVAMAGKITVVEVEKIVDTGALDPDQVHLPGIFVHRIVLNATPEKRIEQRTVRA; the protein is encoded by the coding sequence GTGAACAAGGTATTCCCGAGCGCCGACGCGGCGCTCTCCGACATCATCAAGGACGGGCAGACGCTCGGTGTCGGCGGCTTTGGCCTCTGCGGCATTCCCGAGGCGCTGATCGATGCGCTGGTGCGCACCGGCAAGACCGGCCTGACAGCGGTGTCGAACAACGCGGGCGTCGACGGCTTTGGTCTAGGCAAATTGCTCGCCACTCGCCAGATCAAGAAGATGATCTCGAGCTACGTCGGTGAGAACAAGGAGTTCGAGCGGCAGTATCTCTCCGGTGAACTGGAGCTTGAATTCACGCCACAGGGCACGCTGGCCGAGAAGCTGCGCGCCGGCGGCGCCGGCATCCCGGCGTTCTTCACCAAGACCGGCGTTGGCACCATCGTCGCCGACGGCAAGGAAATCCGCGAGTTCGACGGCGTGAAGTACGTCATGGAGCGCTCGATCGCTCCCGACGTATCGCTGGTCAAAGCCTACATCGCCGACAAATCCGGCAACCTAGTGTTCCGGAAGACCGCCCGTAACTTCAATCCGAATGTGGCGATGGCCGGCAAGATCACCGTGGTTGAAGTTGAAAAGATCGTCGATACCGGCGCACTCGACCCGGATCAGGTGCATCTGCCGGGCATCTTTGTTCATCGCATTGTGCTCAATGCAACGCCTGAAAAGCGCATTGAACAGCGCACGGTGCGCGCGTAG
- a CDS encoding GNAT family N-acetyltransferase encodes MYCSSEPDSGRLVTTRHGGTLATVGAGPFTTHAISLAPLAITDRRMEYCLQLAARNMTPYLQQRRQRFDETRWRNFAPQADFFLIVCQPTDHAMSAEQTAGFLSVRDEPDCPNALHIGDIQLEAALCGRGIGSTALALADALARDRGRIELTLNVFRENPAVRLYERCGYQRIDTDLLSGKYKMRKTLRERVTLCEIE; translated from the coding sequence ATGTACTGCAGCAGCGAACCGGATTCCGGCCGCCTTGTCACGACACGGCATGGCGGCACTCTTGCCACGGTCGGTGCCGGGCCATTCACCACGCATGCGATCTCGCTGGCGCCGCTGGCGATCACCGACCGCCGCATGGAGTATTGCCTGCAACTGGCCGCACGCAACATGACACCGTATCTGCAACAACGCCGGCAACGCTTCGACGAAACCCGATGGCGCAACTTCGCACCGCAGGCGGATTTCTTCCTGATCGTTTGCCAGCCGACCGACCATGCGATGTCGGCAGAACAAACTGCCGGCTTCCTGAGCGTGCGCGACGAGCCGGATTGCCCGAATGCCCTGCACATCGGCGACATCCAGCTCGAGGCGGCGCTGTGCGGTCGCGGCATTGGCAGCACCGCTCTCGCGCTGGCAGACGCGCTGGCGCGTGATCGCGGGCGCATCGAGCTCACGCTCAACGTGTTTCGCGAGAACCCTGCCGTACGCCTTTATGAGCGCTGCGGATACCAGCGCATCGACACTGACCTGCTCAGCGGCAAATACAAGATGCGCAAGACGCTGCGCGAGCGCGTCACGCTGTGCGAGATCGAATGA
- a CDS encoding electron transfer flavoprotein-ubiquinone oxidoreductase, with the protein MEYDVVIVGGGPSGLAAAIRLKQLAAENDREISVCILEKGGEIGAHILSGAVIDPTALNELIPDWKDKGAPIHTPVTDDQFWTLTETGASKIPNWTLPKLMNNHGNYIVSLGRVCKWLGEQAEAMGVEIYPGFAAAEVLFNDAGAVIGVATGDMGIGKDGEKKGEYQPGMELHAKYTLFAEGVRGSLSQELMKKFNLRDGVDPQKYGIGIKELWQIDPAKHKPGLVTHSQGWPLDSKTGGGSFLYHLTNENNDALVAVGFVIHLNYENPWLSPFDEFQRFKTHPHIKPLFEGGKRLAYGARAINEGGLQSVPKLSFPGGALIGCSAGFVNLPRIKGTHNAMKTGMLAAESAFDALKTDRQHDELHAYNDGWKKSWVFNDLYKVRNVKPGLKWGMTLGTLHGGIHMWMNDLGLGKLVGWTLRHGKPDNEYLKSADQMPKIDYPKPDGVISFDKLSSVFLSNTNHEEDQPVHLQLRDASIPVKHNLARYAGPESRYCPAGVYEFVDSDDGAKKLQINAQNCVHCKTCDIKDPLQNIHWVTPEGGGGPVYSVM; encoded by the coding sequence ATGGAATACGACGTGGTAATCGTTGGCGGTGGCCCGTCCGGCCTGGCTGCGGCGATTCGACTGAAACAGCTCGCCGCCGAGAATGACCGCGAAATCTCGGTCTGCATTCTCGAAAAGGGCGGCGAGATTGGCGCCCACATCCTGTCCGGCGCGGTGATCGACCCGACCGCTCTCAATGAGCTGATCCCCGACTGGAAGGACAAGGGTGCGCCGATTCACACGCCGGTGACCGACGACCAGTTCTGGACGCTGACGGAGACGGGCGCGTCAAAGATTCCGAACTGGACGCTGCCGAAGCTGATGAACAACCACGGCAACTACATCGTGAGCCTGGGTCGCGTGTGCAAGTGGCTGGGCGAGCAGGCGGAGGCGATGGGCGTCGAAATTTATCCTGGCTTTGCAGCGGCCGAAGTGCTGTTCAACGATGCGGGTGCCGTGATCGGCGTCGCCACCGGCGACATGGGCATTGGCAAGGATGGCGAAAAAAAGGGCGAGTATCAGCCCGGCATGGAGCTGCATGCCAAGTACACGCTGTTCGCGGAAGGTGTTCGCGGGTCACTGTCGCAGGAGTTGATGAAAAAGTTCAACCTGCGCGATGGCGTCGATCCGCAGAAGTACGGCATCGGTATCAAGGAGCTGTGGCAAATTGACCCGGCCAAACACAAGCCGGGCCTGGTGACGCACTCGCAGGGCTGGCCGCTCGACTCGAAAACCGGCGGCGGCTCGTTCCTCTACCACCTGACCAACGAGAACAACGACGCGCTGGTGGCCGTGGGCTTCGTGATCCATCTGAACTACGAGAACCCGTGGCTGTCGCCGTTCGACGAGTTCCAGCGTTTCAAGACACACCCGCACATCAAGCCGCTGTTCGAAGGCGGCAAGCGATTGGCTTATGGCGCCCGTGCGATCAACGAAGGCGGACTGCAGAGCGTGCCGAAACTGTCGTTCCCCGGCGGCGCGCTGATCGGCTGCAGCGCCGGCTTCGTGAACCTGCCGCGCATCAAGGGCACCCACAACGCGATGAAGACCGGCATGCTGGCGGCCGAGTCCGCTTTCGACGCGCTCAAGACTGATCGCCAGCACGACGAGCTGCACGCCTACAACGACGGCTGGAAGAAGAGCTGGGTGTTTAACGATCTCTACAAGGTACGCAACGTCAAGCCCGGCCTCAAGTGGGGCATGACGCTGGGCACGCTGCACGGCGGCATCCATATGTGGATGAACGACCTCGGGCTCGGCAAACTGGTCGGCTGGACGCTACGCCACGGCAAACCGGACAACGAGTATCTGAAGTCGGCAGACCAGATGCCAAAGATCGACTACCCGAAACCCGACGGCGTGATCAGCTTCGACAAGCTTTCGTCGGTGTTCCTGTCCAACACCAACCACGAGGAAGATCAGCCAGTGCATCTGCAACTGCGCGACGCCTCGATCCCGGTCAAGCACAACCTGGCCCGTTACGCCGGGCCGGAAAGCCGCTATTGCCCGGCCGGCGTTTACGAGTTCGTTGATAGCGACGATGGCGCGAAGAAACTGCAGATCAACGCGCAGAACTGCGTGCACTGCAAGACTTGCGACATCAAGGACCCACTGCAGAACATTCACTGGGTCACGCCGGAAGGCGGCGGCGGGCCGGTGTATAGCGTGATGTAG